Proteins encoded within one genomic window of Verrucomicrobiia bacterium:
- the nuoH gene encoding NADH-quinone oxidoreductase subunit NuoH — MLEQAIIAVIKVAVVLWAILTACAYIVWLERKLVARMQVRLGPTRVGPFGLLQPLADAIKLFTKEEIIVEQAEKWLYIAAPLIAFIPAFITFAVIPFGDTVTLFGRQIDLLISDFNVGLLYILGVTSLGVYGIVLAGWSSNSKYSLLGALRSAAQMISYEISLGLSVIGVLLLTGSLSLVDIVKAQGSVSDWFIWKQPVGFLLYLISAFAETNRTPFDLPEAETELVAGYFTEYSSMKFAMFTIAEYANMVTVSALATTLFLGGWQGPFLPPVVWFMLKVMFFIFLYIWVRATLPRFRYDQLMRFGWLVLLPAGLVNVLVTALAVAL; from the coding sequence ATGCTTGAGCAGGCGATAATAGCGGTAATCAAAGTCGCCGTGGTACTCTGGGCGATACTTACGGCCTGCGCCTATATCGTCTGGCTGGAGCGGAAGCTGGTGGCGCGGATGCAGGTGCGGCTGGGGCCGACACGGGTGGGGCCTTTCGGGCTCCTGCAGCCCTTGGCGGATGCCATCAAGCTTTTCACCAAGGAGGAAATCATCGTGGAACAAGCGGAGAAGTGGCTCTATATCGCCGCGCCCTTGATTGCCTTCATCCCGGCCTTTATCACCTTTGCGGTTATCCCCTTCGGCGACACGGTAACGCTTTTCGGCCGGCAGATCGACCTTCTGATTTCGGATTTCAACGTAGGCCTTTTGTACATCCTCGGCGTCACCTCCCTCGGCGTCTATGGCATCGTTCTGGCCGGGTGGTCCTCCAACAGCAAGTACTCCCTTTTGGGGGCCTTGCGCTCGGCGGCCCAGATGATTTCGTACGAGATTTCGCTCGGGCTTTCCGTGATCGGGGTTCTGCTTTTGACCGGCAGCTTGAGCTTGGTTGACATTGTGAAAGCACAGGGGTCGGTCAGTGACTGGTTCATCTGGAAACAGCCGGTCGGGTTTTTGTTGTACTTGATTTCGGCCTTTGCCGAGACGAACCGGACGCCGTTCGATTTGCCGGAGGCGGAGACCGAACTGGTGGCCGGATACTTCACGGAGTACTCCTCGATGAAATTTGCGATGTTCACCATTGCCGAGTACGCCAATATGGTCACCGTTTCGGCCCTGGCCACTACCCTCTTTTTGGGGGGTTGGCAGGGGCCGTTTCTGCCGCCGGTGGTTTGGTTTATGCTGAAAGTGATGTTTTTCATTTTCCTGTATATCTGGGTGCGGGCGACCTTGCCCCGTTTTCGTTATGATCAACTGATGCGCTTCGGCTGGCTCGTGCTTCTGCCTGCCGGGCTGGTAAATGTTCTGGTCACCGCCTTGGCGGTGGCCTTGTAA
- the nuoI gene encoding NADH-quinone oxidoreductase subunit NuoI, with protein MVDKTKVSVWEIPLAILKGFYTTFKHLFRKPITIEYPEKIRPAMYPRYRGLHFLERYEDGTERCVSCGLCAAACPADAIYMEPAENEKGERYAKVYEINELRCIFCGFCEEACPEEAIFLGKEFEFSADHRDKFIYTKEDLLVPWPRKKPSEVEFKRKNRRVF; from the coding sequence ATGGTAGATAAAACCAAAGTTTCCGTCTGGGAGATTCCCTTGGCGATCTTGAAGGGATTTTATACCACCTTCAAGCATCTTTTCCGCAAGCCAATCACCATCGAGTATCCGGAAAAAATCAGGCCGGCGATGTATCCCCGCTACCGCGGATTGCATTTTCTGGAGCGGTACGAGGACGGTACGGAGCGCTGCGTTTCCTGCGGGCTGTGCGCGGCGGCCTGCCCGGCGGACGCCATTTACATGGAGCCGGCGGAGAACGAAAAAGGGGAGCGGTACGCCAAGGTGTACGAAATCAACGAACTGCGCTGCATTTTCTGTGGTTTCTGCGAGGAGGCCTGTCCGGAGGAGGCCATCTTTTTGGGGAAGGAGTTTGAATTCTCCGCCGACCACCGGGACAAGTTTATCTACACCAAGGAGGATTTGCTGGTACCCTGGCCGCGCAAAAAACCGTCCGAGGTGGAGTTTAAACGCAAAAACCGGAGAGTTTTCTGA